The DNA region GCGTTTTGCGGCAGTGGCAGGCTTTGATCCAACTCAGCCTGACCCTATACAAGAGCGGTGTGACAGAGTTGTTCAATATACTGAAGATAACTCGATGGGATTTTATGATCGTGTTTCACCGGTGGTAACCTTTAAAACGGTCGATGCTGCTGGAAATGTCGTCAACATAGGGAGTGGTTGTGGAGCCGCTCAGCAAATTGTTGTCACGCATATTAACTGTACGCTTCCGTTAATAACTCCGTTTACTCAGTTGTTGGGGCTGTTAGGCACAAGTACTTTTACTGATGGTAATTATCATTTTTCTGTCAGTGCAGCGATGAGAAACGAGGCATTCAAATGATTCACTATTCTAGCTATAAAATTAAAATAGTATCGCATGGGCAGAGCCTCATCGAACTGGCAATACTTTTACCTTTGCTCTTAATGTTAGTGTTTGGTGTGATTGACTACGCACGCGCTATTCAATTTAACAACATTCTTGTGGCGATGAGTCGTGAGGGGGCTAACTTAGCGTCCAGAACTAGTGCCTTACCTCAAGATATCATTCGCGCATTAAACGTT from Methylotenera sp. L2L1 includes:
- a CDS encoding TadE/TadG family type IV pilus assembly protein codes for the protein MNIKEKGAALVEFALVAVMFFTVLFSIIEFGYLFWGNLSMQHAVREGARFAAVAGFDPTQPDPIQERCDRVVQYTEDNSMGFYDRVSPVVTFKTVDAAGNVVNIGSGCGAAQQIVVTHINCTLPLITPFTQLLGLLGTSTFTDGNYHFSVSAAMRNEAFK